In Ischnura elegans chromosome 6, ioIscEleg1.1, whole genome shotgun sequence, one genomic interval encodes:
- the LOC124160417 gene encoding eukaryotic translation initiation factor 3 subunit B-like, translated as MGNSLRCCCRRTQRRDEEEGPAAEGPCPEETVTPGADVEAADNTTEPPTSTSPVPPEAGTPPSPASPPPPGEEQDEDEGPARGSSEVQDHPGPNDRLHRSMLREMEILRRDIEDLVAEIDRLEAIIEHLLIHLDLQALEQRPPRVGPGGDQ; from the exons ATGGGAAACTCTCTGC GATGTTGCTGCCGAAGGACACAGCGGCGGGATGAGGAGGAGGGTCCGGCCGCCGAGGGCCCTTGCCCGGAGGAGACGGTGACTCCGGGGGCGGACGTGGAAGCAGCGGACAACACAACTGAACCACCAACATCCACGTCCCCTGTGCCCCCGGAGGCGGGCACACCACCTTCGCCcgcctcacctcctcctccgGGAGAAGAACAAGATGAAGATGAGGGCCCTGCCAGGGGGAGTAGTGAGGTGCAGGACCATCCAGGGCCAAACGATCGCCTCCACCGGTCAATGCTCCGGGAAATGGAGATATTGAGAAGAGATATCGAAGACTTGGTGGCGGAGATTGACCGGCTGGAGGCGATCATTGAACATCTGCTAATACACCTAGACCTCCAGGCCCTGGAACAGAGACCGCCGCGGGTCGGTCCTGGAGGTGACCAGTGA